GGCGGGCGCGCAGTGATGCGCGCTCGGCGCGGCGCTGCATCCGGCGGGCCGTTGCCAGGCGCAGTGCGCGGCGTTCGGCCTCGGCGGAGCGCAGCCGCTCGTGCATATGCGCACGAGCCAGCGCTTCTGGGATGAGTTGCATCTCTCGGGTCCTGTTCTGGCGCGAGTCGTTCGCGTCGGTGGTGGTGAAGTCTGGGGTCGCAGAGCCGGTGGGCTCGCTGGTGGACGGCTTCATCGGGGCCTGCTTCTGGGGGTCGTGCGTCAGGGGGCGGTCGATCGTTCCTCGTGCGTTCATGCCGCGACCGGGTTCTTGCGCGGGCGGCCACGCGGCCGCTTCCGGGCTACGACGACGCCCTGGATGAACAGCTCGCCGCCCCAGACGCCCCAGGGCTCGCGCCGCTCCTTGGCGCCGGCGAGGCAGGCCTCGACGAGCGGGCAGGTGCGGCAGAGGGACTTGGCGTACTCGACGTCCGCCGGCGACTCCGCGAAGAAGACCTCGGGGTCGTAGGCACGGCAGGGGACGGGTACGCCGAGGTTCTCGATGGCGTCGTCGAGCGCGGTGAGCGCAGTCAGGGGGTTCAAGGTGGGGTCCTCCGTGAGACCGGGCGGGGGGAGAGTGTCTGAAGGCGGTACTGACGGGGCGTGCGCTTCGAGTTGCACGGTGTTGTCTTCCTCGTCTGGTCGTTCCGGCCTGTGGGCCGGGTGGCGGTGGTACCGGGTCTTTTCTTGTTCCCGAGGCCCCTTCGTTCTGTTGTCCCGTGCGGGCAAAACAGAAGGGCCGCGGATCCCGGGTGGGGTTCCGCGGCCCTGAAGGCGCCGGCCTGATCGAGGATCAGGCTGGATCACTCCAGGGTTCGAGCCCACGGAAGGCCCACATCGTGTGGTGGTGCGTCGTCTGCTTCCGGGATCCGGCACCGGCCGCCGCAAAGGCATAGGCCTGGGCCTGTGCCGTTGCTACTGCTTCCGGTGCCTTGGTCGGTCGCTCATTGCTCTCGCGGACGGGAAGGTCGGCGAGAGACAGGAAGGACTCCGGACGGGCGGCGGGAATGCCGGACGCACCGGTGCCCAGGTTCGAGAAACCGAGCAGGCAGGAAGCGACGACCGAGCGATCGGTCATTTTGGCGGTGCTGATGAAGCTGGCGTTGATGCTGATCACTGGAATTCGCCTCCTCTCGGCGTCTCTGGGACCGGGGTGAACCGGTCCGACGGCTTTAGTACAGCACGGAACCAGGGCCTCGGAGAAGAGGCGCTGTTCCCGTGCTTAAGAACCTATGGGGATTGCTGGGGCATGCGCAAACTATTTTTTCGACGAGTTTGCATCAGTCGTCCTCGTCGACTCCTCCTACGCCCTCATCCGGGGCCCCACCTGCGCAGATGGTGAGCACGTCGGTGCCGAACCGGTTGAGCTTGCGCATGCCGACGCCGGGGATGCGGGCGAGTTGGGCCGCGTCTTCGGGCATGGCTTCGGCGATGGCGATGAGGGTCTTGTCGGTGAAGACGCAGAAGGCGGGCTGTCCGAGCTGTTGTGCCTGGTCGGCGCGCCAGTCGCGGAGTCGCTCGTAGAGGCCCTCGTCCATGTCGGAGGGGCAGTCCTCGCAGCGCATGAGTTTCATCTCGCCGGCGTCGGTGAGGGTGCGTCCGCAGACGTGGCAGCGGGCGACGGTTCGGGCGGTGCGGCGTCGGACGGGTCCGGTGGTGGTGCGGGGCGTCGAGGGTGTGCCGTGTTCGATGCCGCCTTGTCCGGTGCTGGTGTTGCGGGCCGCGGCTCCTGAGGTGCCTGGCCGGATGCCGTCGAGGAAGCGGCTGGGGCGGCGGTTGGGGCGGCCGCCGGGTGAGCGGGAGAGGGCCCAGGACAGGCTGAGGTGGTGGCGGGCCCGGGTGACGCCGACGTAGAGGAGGCGGCGTTCTTCCTCGATTTGTTCGTCGGTCTTGGCGTAGGTGATCGGCATCATGCCTTCGGCGAGGCCGACGAGGAAGACGGCGTCCCATTCGAGGCCCTTGGCGGCGTGCAGGGAGGCGAGGGTGATGCCTTCGACGGTGGGTGCGTGTTGGGCGGCGGCGCGTTCGTCGAGTTCGGTGACGAGGTCGGTGAGGGTGGCGGTGGGTTTGGCGCGGGCGAAGTCTTCGGCGAGGCGTACGAGGGCGGCGAGGGATTCCCAGCGTTCGCGGACGGCTCCGGAGCCGTCCGGGGGTTGGCTGGTCCAGCCTTCGCCGGAGAGGACGGCTCGGACCTGGGAGGGCAGGTCGACGGCGTCGTCGAGGAGGGAGTCGTTGTTTCCGAAGCGGGCGGCGCTTCGGAGGGCGTGGCCTGCTTTGCGTACTTCCGCGCGCTCGAAGAAGCGTTCTGCGCCGCGTAGCTGGTAGGGGATGCCTGCGTCGGCGAGGGCTTGCTCGTAGATCTCGGACTGTCCGTTGGTGCGGAACAGGATGGCGATTTCGCCGGCGGAGACGCCGTTGTCGATGAGGGTGCGGATGCGGCGGGCGGTGCCTTCGGCTTCGGTGGGTTCGTCGGCGTAGTCGGTGTAGGCGGGTTCTGGTCCTCGGTCCCGTTGGGAGATGAGTTCGAGGCGGTGTTCGGCGGCTCGGCCTTTGGCGTGGGAGAGGAGGGTGTTGGCGAGGTGGACGACCTGGGGGGTGGAGCGGTAGTCGCGCACGAGTTTGACGACGGTGGCGCCGGGGTGACGGGTGCGGAAGTTGAGCAGGTGGTCGGGGGTGGCGCCGGTGAAGGAGTAGATGGTCTGGCTGGCGTCGCCGACGACGCAGAGGTTGTCGCGGTCGCCGAGCCAGAGGTCGAGGAGTCGCTGCTGGAGGGGGCTGACGTCTTGGTATTCGTCGACTACGAAGTGCTGGTACTGGGAGCGGACCTGTTCTGCGATGTCGTGGCGGTCCTGGAGGATGCCGACGGTGAGCAGGAGGACGTCCTCGAAGTCGATGAGGGTGCGGTCGCGCTTGAGCGTTTCGTAGGTGGCGTAGATCTGGGCGGTCTCTGCGTTGTTGCGGGGGGTGAGACGTCCGGCTTTGGCGGCTGCTGCGGCGTAGTCGGCGGGGACGGTCTGGGTGACTTTCGACCATTCGATTTCGGCCGTGACGTCGCGGAGTTCGCCGCGCTCGAGGCGGATGCGGCAGGCGGCGGCCGCGTCGGCGACGAGCTGGATCTTGCGGTCGACGATGCGGGGGAGTTCGCCGCCGACTGCTTTGGGCCAGAAGAACTGGAGCTGGCGCAGGGCGGCGGCGTGGAAGGTGCGGGCTTGGACTCCGCCGGCGCCGAGGTGGCGGAGTCGGCCGCGCATTTCGCCTGCTGCGCGGTTGGTGAAGGTGACGGCGAGGATGCTGTTGGGCTGGAGGATGCCCGAGCGGACTCCGTAGGCGATGCGGTGGGTGATGGCGCGGGTCTTGCCTGTGCCCGCGCCGGCGAGGACGCACACCGGTCCGTGCAGGGCGGTGGCGACGGCGCGCTGTTCGGGGTCGAGCCCGTCGAGCACCGCGTCGGCCGTGTCCGGAACCTGCGGGAAGAGGGTGGAGTGCGTTGCTGCTGTCACCCCGCCATGCTGCCAGGTCGGTGGGGGCGGGTGCGTCGCGTTGTCCACAGGGGGCGGGTGCAGTCGTATTAATGCGGCGCGTGTCACGTCTGCGGGTGTGGTGGACGTCATGCGTGGGCGGTGGTGGGTGCTCGGGCGGGGGCGGGAATGGTGGCCGGGTCACGTACGTTCGACTCATTGCGAAGAAGCATTCCGAGCCGTGAAGGAGCATGAGGACATGCCGGGGACTGTGACGATGTACAGCACGACGTGGTGCGGCTACTGCCGTCGGCTGAAGGGCCAGATGGACCGCGAGGGCATCGAGTACAACGAGGTCAACATCGAGCAGGACCCGGATTCTGCGGCGTTCGTCGAGAAGGCGAACGGCGGAAACCAGACGGTTCCGACCGTTCAGGTCGTTCCCGCCAATGGTGGGGTCGAGGTCATCATGACGAACCCGAGCCTTGCCCAGGTCAAGCAGGCGCTGGGCGACGCCGCCTGATCGCTCCGTCCGTACAGACTGGCCCCTGCTTCGGCGGGGGTCTTCTGTATTTCGTGGTCACTTTCCCTTTGGCCTGTTCCGGTCGGCGTCCGTCTCCAGGGGGTAGCCGATCTTGGTCGCCTCTTTGGTGACGGTGGTCATGGATGCCTCGGGGTTCAAGCGGAGGGTCAAGGCCCGGTTCAAGGGTCGGTGGGCGTACACGTGGCGTACTACGTCGATGTCGACCGCGGTCTCGTAGTAGTCCTCGGCGAATGCTTGGAATGCGGCCGGGGTTGCGTCGGTGAGCAGGCGGAACATCCATCCGGAGCCGTCGGGGTCCGGGTGGTTGTCGGGGTATTCGATGTCGCCCGTGCGCCACTGTTCATCGTCGGTCTCGCGCCATAGGCATGCCGTCACCCTGGGCATGTCTTCGTCGGTGAAGGCCGGTTCGTCGACGTAGGCGCGGAACGGGGCGGGGACCGAGTCCACCACGCCTGGCCAGGGCAGATCGTCGACGTAGGGGCTCATTGGCGACTCGTGGTCGAAGGCCCGGATGTACGCGCCCGCGGGGGCGAAGACGATGTCGAGCTCGTCTCCGGAGCCGTTTCTCATCGAAGCGATCTGGTCCGTGTCCGACCAGGTGCGGCTGTACGAGTAGTACCGCTCGCCGTCCGGGTTCAGTACCGCTTCCAGCATCGCCATCGAGCGGCACAGGTCCCGCAGGGTTGGGATGTCGGGAAGGCCGCGAGCTACGTCGTGAACGGTCATGCGGCCCATCCAAGCGGATGCCCTGCCTGGTGCGGCCTGATCCGACCTGACCGGTTGGGTCCCGGGTCAGGTCGGATCGGATCAGATCTGATCCAGGCTGGGCTTATACGGCGTCGCCGGGCTTGGGGAGGGGCTTGCCGTACCAGAGTTCGATGAGGCGGGCCGCGATCGAGATCCCGTAGGGGGGCATGACCTCTCCGGACTCGAACGCGGCGCGCAGGTCTTCGCGGGAGAACCAGCGGGCCTCGTGGATCTCTTCGCCGTCGACGTTGATCTCGGACGAGGTGGCGCGGGCCATGAAGCCGAGCATGAGGCTGGAGGGGAACGGCCAGGGCTGGCTGGCGACGTACTCGACGTCTGGTCCGACGACGACTCCGGCTTCTTCGAAGACCTCGCGGCGCACGGACTGCTCGATGGACTCTCCGGGCTCGACGAAGCCGGCGAGGGTGGAGAAGCGGCCTTCGGGCCAGTGGACCTGGCGGCCGAGGAGTGCGCGGTCCTCGTCGTCCGTGACGAGCATGATCACTGCGGGGTCGGTGCGGGGGTAGTGCTCGGCCCCGCAGGCCTGGCAGCGGCGGATGTGGCCCGCGGCGGCGATGACGGTGCGTTCGCCGCAGCGGGAGCAGAAGCGGTGCAGTCGCTGCCAGTTCTCGAGGGCGACGGCGTGCACCATGAGGCCGGCGTCCCGGGGGGACAGGAGGAGTCCGGCTTCGCGCAGGCCGGCGGCGCGCGCGGACTGGTCGATGCGGCCGGGGAGGGTGTCCTTCTGGAGGGCGAAGTAGCTGACGCCGTCGTCGTCGGTGCCCAGGAAGTAGCGGTGGGCTTCGGTGAGGGGCGCTTCGAAGGACGGGGTCATGACCAGTTCGGTGGCGCCGTCCGGCGTCTCGTCGATCAGCACCTGTCCACCGGAGACCACGAAGACGCGGGTGGTGGGGTGGCTCCAGGCTGCGGCGAGCCAGGCCTCGTCGAGGCGGTGGTGGGCGGCGCGGTCGATGCCGCTGGGCGCGGAGAGTGAGAGCGGACGGTCGGCTGTGCGGTCGGTCCAGGTGGTCACGGGTGCTTCCAACTCCCCCGGTGGAATGGGTGTTTCGGCGGGACGGTTCGGCTGGGCGGGTGCGGGGTGCGGCGGGCGGGGTGGCTCAGTGTGCATCGCGCCAGTTCTCCGCGAGGTCGCCCCACAGGTGGGCGGCTGTTTCGACGCCCTTTTTGAGGAGGTCGAGTTCGACTTTCTCGTTGGGGGCGTGCCAGCCGTCGGAGGGGACGGAGATGCCGAGGAAGAGGACGGGTGCGTCGAGGACGTCCTGGAGGTCGGCGGCGGGGCCGGAGCCTCCTTCGCGCGTGAAGCGGATCTTCTGGTCGAAGGCGAGGTTCATGGCGCGGACGACGGACTGGAGTGCGGGGTGGTCGAGGGGGGTGAGGCAGGGGCGGGTGGCGGCGCCGAAGGTGACGGTGTGGCGGATTCCGGCGGGGAGCTGCCCGGCGACCCAGTCGGTGATGGCCTTTTCGACGTGGTCGGGGTCCTGTCCGGCGACGAGGCGGAAGGACAGCTTCAGCATGGCTGAGGAGGGGACGATGGTTTTGCCGCCGGGGCCTTGGTAGCCGCCGCCGATGCCGTTGACCTCGGCGGTGGGGCGGGCCCAGATCCGTTCGAGGGTGGTGTGGCCGGCTTCGCCGTGGGTGGCGTGCGACTTGGCGGTGCTCAGCCATTGGGCTTCGTCGAAGGGGAGCTCGGCGAAGAGTTCCCGTTCGCGGTCGGTGAGGGGGGTGATGCCGTCGTAGAAGCCGGGGACGGCCACGCGCGCGTGGCCGTCGTGGAGGGCCGCGACGAGGCGGGCGGCGGCGGTGGCGGGGTTGGGTACGGCGCCGCCGAAGGATCCGGAGTGGATGTCCTGGTCGGGGCCGTGGAGTTCGATCTCGCAGTCGGCGAGGCCGCGCATTCCGGTGCAGACGGTGGGGGTGTCCTCGGACCACATGCCGGTGTCGGAGACGATCACGGCGTCTGCGGTGAGGCGGTCCCTGTGCTGCTCGACGAGGGCGCGGAAGTGGGGGGACCCGGATTCCTCTTCGCCCTCCACGAGGAGCTTGAGGTGGACGGCGGGGGTGGTGCGGCCGGTGGCGGCGAGGTGGGCGCGGACGCCGAGTGTGTGAAAGAACACCTGTCCCTTGTCGTCGGCTGCTCCGCGCGCGTGGAGGCGGTTTCCGATGACGACGGGTTCGAAGGGGTCTGTGTTCCAGCCGTCCTCGCGGGCCGCGGGCTGGACGTCGTGGTGCCCGTAGACGAGGACGGTGGGGGCGTGCGGGTCGTCGCAGGGCCAGTCGGCGAAGACGGCGGGCGCGCCGGGTGTCTCCCAGACCTCGGTGGTCGGGAATCCGGTCTCCCGGAGTTTCGCGGCGAGCCAGTCGGCGCTGCGGCGTACGTCGGGTGCGTGGTCGGGCTGGGCCGACACGGACGGGATACGGAGCCACTCGGCGAGGTCCTGGAGGAACGCGTCGTGGTGGGTATCGATGTACGCACGGACGGCGCTGACGGCGTTGTCAACGGGCTTGCTCATGGTCCCGAGCCTATCCGTCTGCCGGAGTGTGCTCGTGCGGTGGTTCGGGTGCTGTCCGGTCGTGGGGGCCGGGGGTGGGGTCTTCGAGGAGGAGGCGTTCCATTTCGGCGCGTCCGGGGAGGTCGCGGGGGGTGACGGTCTCGCCGTCGCGTACGTAGACGAACGTCGCCTTGACGGCCTCGGGCGGGAGGCCGTGCTGCTCGGCCCAGGCGAGCCGGTAGACGGCGAGCTGGAGGGGGTCGGCGGTGCGGCCGCGGGTGGTCTTCCAGTCGACGATCTCGTACGTGGTGTCGTCGCCGTCGCCTTCTTTGTAGACGGCGTCGATGCGGCCGCGGATGACGCGGCCGGCGATGGCGAGCTGGAAGGGCGTCTCGACGCGGTGGGGGGTGCGGTGGGCGTAGGGCGTGCGGT
The DNA window shown above is from Streptomyces sp. NBC_01445 and carries:
- a CDS encoding dipeptidase, coding for MSKPVDNAVSAVRAYIDTHHDAFLQDLAEWLRIPSVSAQPDHAPDVRRSADWLAAKLRETGFPTTEVWETPGAPAVFADWPCDDPHAPTVLVYGHHDVQPAAREDGWNTDPFEPVVIGNRLHARGAADDKGQVFFHTLGVRAHLAATGRTTPAVHLKLLVEGEEESGSPHFRALVEQHRDRLTADAVIVSDTGMWSEDTPTVCTGMRGLADCEIELHGPDQDIHSGSFGGAVPNPATAAARLVAALHDGHARVAVPGFYDGITPLTDRERELFAELPFDEAQWLSTAKSHATHGEAGHTTLERIWARPTAEVNGIGGGYQGPGGKTIVPSSAMLKLSFRLVAGQDPDHVEKAITDWVAGQLPAGIRHTVTFGAATRPCLTPLDHPALQSVVRAMNLAFDQKIRFTREGGSGPAADLQDVLDAPVLFLGISVPSDGWHAPNEKVELDLLKKGVETAAHLWGDLAENWRDAH
- a CDS encoding WhiB family transcriptional regulator, encoding MQLEAHAPSVPPSDTLPPPGLTEDPTLNPLTALTALDDAIENLGVPVPCRAYDPEVFFAESPADVEYAKSLCRTCPLVEACLAGAKERREPWGVWGGELFIQGVVVARKRPRGRPRKNPVAA
- a CDS encoding ATP-dependent DNA helicase UvrD2; the protein is MTSTTPADVTRAALIRLHPPPVDNATHPPPPTWQHGGVTAATHSTLFPQVPDTADAVLDGLDPEQRAVATALHGPVCVLAGAGTGKTRAITHRIAYGVRSGILQPNSILAVTFTNRAAGEMRGRLRHLGAGGVQARTFHAAALRQLQFFWPKAVGGELPRIVDRKIQLVADAAAACRIRLERGELRDVTAEIEWSKVTQTVPADYAAAAAKAGRLTPRNNAETAQIYATYETLKRDRTLIDFEDVLLLTVGILQDRHDIAEQVRSQYQHFVVDEYQDVSPLQQRLLDLWLGDRDNLCVVGDASQTIYSFTGATPDHLLNFRTRHPGATVVKLVRDYRSTPQVVHLANTLLSHAKGRAAEHRLELISQRDRGPEPAYTDYADEPTEAEGTARRIRTLIDNGVSAGEIAILFRTNGQSEIYEQALADAGIPYQLRGAERFFERAEVRKAGHALRSAARFGNNDSLLDDAVDLPSQVRAVLSGEGWTSQPPDGSGAVRERWESLAALVRLAEDFARAKPTATLTDLVTELDERAAAQHAPTVEGITLASLHAAKGLEWDAVFLVGLAEGMMPITYAKTDEQIEEERRLLYVGVTRARHHLSLSWALSRSPGGRPNRRPSRFLDGIRPGTSGAAARNTSTGQGGIEHGTPSTPRTTTGPVRRRTARTVARCHVCGRTLTDAGEMKLMRCEDCPSDMDEGLYERLRDWRADQAQQLGQPAFCVFTDKTLIAIAEAMPEDAAQLARIPGVGMRKLNRFGTDVLTICAGGAPDEGVGGVDEDD
- the nudC gene encoding NAD(+) diphosphatase yields the protein MTTWTDRTADRPLSLSAPSGIDRAAHHRLDEAWLAAAWSHPTTRVFVVSGGQVLIDETPDGATELVMTPSFEAPLTEAHRYFLGTDDDGVSYFALQKDTLPGRIDQSARAAGLREAGLLLSPRDAGLMVHAVALENWQRLHRFCSRCGERTVIAAAGHIRRCQACGAEHYPRTDPAVIMLVTDDEDRALLGRQVHWPEGRFSTLAGFVEPGESIEQSVRREVFEEAGVVVGPDVEYVASQPWPFPSSLMLGFMARATSSEINVDGEEIHEARWFSREDLRAAFESGEVMPPYGISIAARLIELWYGKPLPKPGDAV
- a CDS encoding mycoredoxin codes for the protein MPGTVTMYSTTWCGYCRRLKGQMDREGIEYNEVNIEQDPDSAAFVEKANGGNQTVPTVQVVPANGGVEVIMTNPSLAQVKQALGDAA